A window of Bufo gargarizans isolate SCDJY-AF-19 chromosome 9, ASM1485885v1, whole genome shotgun sequence contains these coding sequences:
- the LOC122946738 gene encoding COMM domain-containing protein 5-like, with protein sequence MTSVRTVHPYPSSSVLSNDRTGYLGARTPPEVEGMAKHLKDLDKDVFRKILKAVVGALEGKDSSESVKAIQETTLVSEELLSFVISGSYTLLRVAFRLSALKQEVFKEDLKELRIPDDFIEDYANIVYGNRRPLLEEAALKQSIRLPTVEDMRWRVDVAISTSSLSRALQPSILMQMKLSNGESHRFEVPVAKFQELRYNVALLLKEMNDLEKKNILKIQD encoded by the exons ATGACTTCTGTCAGGACCGTCCACCCGTATCCGTCCTCCTCCGTCCTCAGTAATGACCGGACCGGCTACCTGGGGGCCCGGACTCCCCCGGAGGTGGAGGGCATGGCGAAACATCTCAAGGACTTGGACAAGGATGTCTTTAGGAAGATTCTGAAGG CTGTGGTGGGTGCTCTTGAGGGCAAAGACAGCTCCGAATCTGTGAAGGCCATACAGGAAACGACCTTGGTATCCGAAGAGCTGCTCAGTTTTGTCATCTCTGGCTCATATACACTCCTACGTGTGGCCTTCAGACTCTCGGCTCTTAAACAGGAG GTTTTTAAAGAAGATTTGAAGGAGCTCAG AATTCCAGATGATTTTATAGAGGACTATGCTAATATCGTATATGGAAACAG ACGACCACTACTTGAAGAAGCCGCTTTGAAACAAAGCATTAGATTGCCAACAGTGGAGGATATGAGATGGAGAGTTGATGTTGCGATTTCCACCAG CTCTCTTTCTCGGGCGCTGCAGCCGTCCATTCTAATGCAGATGAAGCTTTCTAATGGAGAGTCCCATCGTTTTGAa GTTCCCGTTGCTAAATTCCAAGAGCTGCGGTATAATGTTGCTCTGCTGTTGAAGGAAATGAATGACCTTGAGAAGAAGAACATCCTAAAAATCCAGGACTGA